The genomic stretch TAACCATCTCGAGGGGACCTCATATCACAGGTTTGGGCaagaacgcccaaaagagatatgtgaacAAGACTGGAGACGATTCTCCCTACGAACTCGAGCcgcgagctccaaaacaacagagggttgagactcaacccataatgtttactgaagaggacgcatcacacgtccagtttccccataactaccccactacaacaatttttagtatatattacattaaagaatagcatatatttaAAAGTGCTATTATTGGTGGGGGATTAAAAACCCACGAAACATATTTTGGCGCCACATGAATAAACCTCAGGTgccaaaatgaattttttttttggtctcatctgccaaattccctaaatctaagttacccgaaagatttctctcagcctccatttctcactctcgtctcgtctctccgcctcacgaagtcttctcaactcatctctgcctcacgaagtcaACTTTTCGGCCAGCCGAGTTGCCTTCGTCTACAGCGAGGTCCAGGCGAGTCGCATCGACCACACCCTCCCTCTCCCTACCGTGCTCAGAAACCCCTTCAAGATCGTCGAAGGACCACCTAGTTCCGCGGCTGGCAATCCAGGTATTGGATCCACAGTTTTTCGTCGATTAAATTGGTTTTGTACACTATGATATGTTACGAACACTTCCAATCTTTGTTTGGTTGATGGAAAAATTGCCGGAAAATAGTTAAATTAGGAAACCAAGAAATTTGTAGGTTTCGACTTAGTTTTAGTAAAACatagcaatttttttttaaataataaaaatttctgCGGCTTCTCGTTTTCATGtggttgtgtttttctttttatgcTTTCAGATGAAATCGCAAAGCTTTTTCCTCAACTTTTCGGCTAGCCATCTACCTTGGTGGTGCCGAGCGATTCTGACTCTAACGATTCGCATAAAAAGTTGAAAATTGGTGTCGTTTTGTCGGGAGGCCAGGCACTTGGAGGGCACAATgtcatttttggaatttttggtGAGAATTTTTTGTTATCATAATTCGTTTTCTTGCAGTTAATAGTGTCCAGTATGGTTGAGTTCATTCATTCTGTGGTTCCTGGTAGATTACTTGCACGAGCGTGAGGTCCAGCTGGAATCATGAAGGGCAAGTATGTGGAACTTACACCATAATATATTTACCCGTACAGAAACCAGGTGAGAGTTGGGACTATGGTTTGGTTTTGTCATTTATGCAGTGGAGGTCCATGATCATGTGTAAAGATAGCTACTTCTGAGTGTTCTAATTTGCTCAGAAGATATAGCGCATCCATTCTATTCTAGTGATTTATACAAAATTCATACATGCAGACGCTGGCATTTTAACCAAGATATTGTATTTGATTGGAGAAAATTTTCTTTTATCAGGGTGGTTTTGATATGATATGTAGTGGAAGAGATAAGATTGAAACTCCAGAGCAGgtgacttttttttctttcttcacgGTTTCATGTTAAGTTTTATTGACACATTAAGTTCATAATAAATTGTTAAAATGGATTTTCCCTTTAGTTTCAACAAGCTGCAGATACTGCCGCGAAGCTTGATTTGGATGGACTTCTTGTTATTGGTGGGGATGACTCTAACACAAATGCCTGCCTCCTTGCTGAGAATTTCAGgtatataactaattttttttctttctagaaAAATCTTGCTTGGCAGATGGAACTGTTGCCTGTATTTGTCTTCATATGTCATTCATGTAATCCATGAATCCATCTATTTTTTAGGTGCTTGTATCAGTGTATGGGACCCATCCAAATAGAATTTAGGGATTCTTTATCTAACAGTTCGACAGGGTTACAGGAGTCTTGCCTTTAACGCTGTTTCGTTGGTTTGTTTAACACAGTTTGgtttttttcttttgttcaacCAGGGGAAAGAATTTGAAAACTCAGGTGATTGGGTGTCCAAAAACCATTGATGGTGACTTGAAATGCAAAGAAGTCCCAATAAGTTTTGGGTTTGATACTGCTTGCAAGGTGACTGCaactaaaagaaattttttattacTTGAACCCTTAAATTTCTTTGTGGTCCTTTCCATATATCGTGTAGGAAATTTTGGAGCAGCAATCTTTATTTTTTAGCAGATACGAACTTGAACCCCACTAGCTTGAAAATTTTATCCATGTACCTGATGATAATTTTATTTGTTGAAGCATTTTTTTTTCACTGCCACTGGGTTATATTTATATTCCTATAATCATCTTATTTACTTGCTAATTCATTATGGTCATGAACTTATGAATTTACTTTAAGCATCAACCTTTACATGTTAAGAGAAGGAACTTCTCATAGAAAATTGTTTGCAGATCAGTTGGTTAATTGTTGTGTGGGCCATCAACTATAACTAGCAAGAAAGTTTGGTGACGCTGTGTTTGATGAAATAAAGTATATTATTCAATGTACCTTGTCCTGCTTAAAAAACTAATTAGGTGTTAAAGTTATTATTCTAACAGGTTTATTTCctgagaaattaaaaaaaaaaatacttcatTGGATCATGTATATAATACTGACTTGATTAGCCTAAGTCTGGTTCTGCCTGATTTTCCTTGGCATGAATAGCGTGACACTTTCTATGATATGCAACTAACAGATACACTGAAGGAAACTAATAATAATGTGATGCACTTCATTTTATTCAGATATATGCAGAAATGATTGGAAATGTCATGATAGATGCCAGATCAACTGGAAAATATTATCACTGTAAGTATGCTGGTTGAAAGTCATGGAACATGTAGGGATTTAGCTTTTAGATTACATTTTAACCCATCTTATCTTTTGATTTGTACTCTACTGTGCTTAACGAAATTTAATTGTCAACTACAGTTGTGCGGCTTATGGGGCGTGCAGCTTCACACATAACACTTGAATGTGCTTTGCAAACTCATCCAAACATTACAATTGTTGGAGAAGAGGTacctttgtagagtccaagaactttacttagctaattgtttagtagtattatagtatgtttaagtgttatctttgttactatggatttttggttcagaccgggagttatttggacactcatagtagtacttatagattttctaagtttaacctatagtttaagaatattaagtataacctaaggtttgattaatgtgcctgatgttaaggattatattattatattataaggtttagacatcaaccaataggattttaagcacatgttttgaatggtaattaaggattaagtatttttgaggattaaattaaataagggtaaaagtttgaatgtatagggtcagtcagcagctttgagcacgttgagggcttagtcaaggctgtttactccattcaaactcagctaaaaatgtgtaaattcgtgtttaaatattcagcgtatgccgatatatcgcagctatagggggcgatatatcgcagcacgtagatacggaaaacacgaatcgatgcacagtcgcctcgggaacaaaggtccaggcgatatatcgcctatagggggcgatatatcgcctccaccagcatgttttcaaatacatttgaattcttttcccttcagccattcaaactccttcaacagtccagcatcttctgaacgagtcttcagcctctgctgaacgattattcaaatgattttcacttaaaaagccattatttttattcaa from Humulus lupulus chromosome 5, drHumLupu1.1, whole genome shotgun sequence encodes the following:
- the LOC133780103 gene encoding pyrophosphate--fructose 6-phosphate 1-phosphotransferase subunit beta-like — encoded protein: MICSGRDKIETPEQFQQAADTAAKLDLDGLLVIGGDDSNTNACLLAENFRGKNLKTQVIGCPKTIDGDLKCKEVPISFGFDTACKIYAEMIGNVMIDARSTGKYYHFVRLMGRAASHITLECALQTHPNITIVGEEVPL